A genome region from Sulfurovum sp. TSL6 includes the following:
- a CDS encoding FAD-dependent oxidoreductase encodes MNIGIAGAGLVGRVLALNLLQRGHTVTLFDEDTAYGDKAAGMTAAGMLAVFAELESAESVIFDHGNRSISLWPALLEQVGIADAYQQEGSIITAHPQDYNELDHFIDTLKSKVEKASEIKLLDRQALTQLEPDLDQHAKAFYIPHEGQVDAQRFMKASSDYLLAHSDVTWHQESKVTHVSDGTVTVGDESKTFDWVFDARGLGAQEEMDGLRGVRGEVFWLDAPEVNITRPTRMLHPRYKIYIVPRPNNRYVIGATEIESEDKSPMSVRSSLELLSAVYSMHSGFAEARIVNMLTNCRPTLRDNLPKIEHTTKMTRINGLYRHGYLLAPAVVEEALNGGVNR; translated from the coding sequence ATGAATATAGGTATTGCAGGTGCTGGTTTAGTAGGTAGGGTGTTAGCACTTAATCTACTGCAACGTGGCCACACAGTCACACTTTTTGATGAAGATACAGCCTATGGAGATAAAGCTGCAGGAATGACTGCAGCTGGTATGTTGGCTGTCTTTGCTGAATTAGAGAGTGCAGAGTCTGTCATTTTTGACCATGGAAATCGCTCTATTTCCCTTTGGCCGGCTCTGTTAGAACAGGTTGGTATTGCAGATGCGTATCAGCAAGAGGGCAGTATTATTACAGCACATCCTCAAGATTATAATGAGTTAGATCATTTTATCGATACGTTAAAATCGAAGGTAGAAAAAGCATCAGAAATAAAACTTCTGGACAGACAAGCATTGACACAACTTGAACCAGATTTGGATCAACATGCCAAAGCTTTCTATATACCACATGAAGGACAGGTAGATGCACAGCGTTTTATGAAAGCTTCAAGTGATTATTTGCTTGCACATTCTGACGTTACGTGGCACCAAGAGTCTAAAGTGACCCATGTCTCAGATGGTACTGTTACAGTAGGTGATGAGAGTAAAACATTTGATTGGGTATTTGATGCACGAGGACTTGGTGCTCAAGAAGAAATGGATGGTTTGCGTGGTGTACGTGGGGAGGTATTCTGGCTTGATGCTCCTGAGGTAAACATAACCAGACCCACACGTATGTTGCACCCCCGCTATAAAATCTATATCGTCCCACGGCCTAATAACAGGTATGTCATCGGTGCGACTGAGATAGAGAGTGAAGATAAAAGTCCAATGTCTGTACGTTCAAGTCTGGAGTTACTCTCAGCAGTCTATAGTATGCACTCAGGATTTGCAGAAGCACGTATTGTCAATATGCTTACAAATTGTCGTCCTACACTTAGAGATAATTTGCCAAAGATTGAACATACTACAAAAATGACACGTATTAATGGACTATACCGACATGGTTATCTATTGGCACCGGCGGTAGTAGAAGAAGCGTTGAATGGAGGAGTAAACAGATGA